A stretch of Coccidioides posadasii str. Silveira chromosome 2, complete sequence DNA encodes these proteins:
- the DLD1 gene encoding D-lactate ferricytochrome c oxidoreductase (EggNog:ENOG410PGHW~COG:C~TransMembrane:1 (i84-105o)~BUSCO:3710at33183) → MFSSREVASKAARTAKRAQRITTTVYNSTPKNRAHAKRSFGTTCARAEERPTFKGQLYESTQQRIQRERAELERYARMQKDSSALRNTAITFTVLVTALGCYYLGSLRPAALPESSTTPLYSAPKPHHDTSPGNLQAAWSDFIHIVGKENVSTDKVDLDAHAGSDWSSYTAKESERPFLVVFPSTTEEVSRIMKVCHDRRIPVTAFSGGTSLEGHFSPTRGGVCVDFARMGNIIALHEEDLDVVVQPAVGWEDLNEELAKRGLFFPPDPGPGAQIGGMVGTGCSGTNAYRYGTMREWVLSLTVVLADGTIIKTRQRPRKSSAGYDLTKLFIGSEGTLGLVTEATLKVTPKPKSESVAVAAFPSIHCAAECVARVVGEGIQVAGVEILDDVQMKCINDSQTTRRTWKEAPTIFFKFTGTPAGVKEQIKIVQKIAKDTMGQSFEFAQGRDEMQELWSARKEALWSVMAMKRDQNDHVWTTDVAVPISRLPDIIEQTKEDITKNGLLGGICGHVGDGNFHAILLFNDSERNVAEGVVHRMVKRAVEMEGTVTGEHGVGLIKRDYLPHELGDSAVDTMRKIKQALDPLCLLNCDKVVRMEPPKQGEIKKW, encoded by the exons ATGTTCAGCTCTCGCGAAGTAGCTTCAAAGGCCGCGCGAACAGCCAAAAGGGCCCAACGGATCACAACCACTGTCTATAATTCCACTCCAAAGAACAGAGCCCATGCGAAAAGATCATTCGGAACAACATGCGCTAGAGCGGAGGAACGACCGACATTCAAAGGCCAACTGTATGAGAGTACACAGCAGAGAATACAGCGTGAACGGGCAGAGCTTGAGCGGTATGCTCGGATGCAAAAAGACTCGTCTGCTTTGCGAAACACAGCAATTACTTTCA CTGTCCTTGTCACGGCACTTGGATGTTACTACCTAGGATCCTTAAGACCTGCTGCCTTACCGGAATCGTCCACTACGCCTCTATACAGTGCTCCAAAGCCTCATCACGATACTTCACCGGGTAACCTTCAAGCCGCCTGGTCCGATTTTATCCACATTGTCGGGAAGGAAAATGTTTCCACGGACAAGGTTGACCTGGATGCGCACGCCGGATCGGATTGGTCGTCCTACACCGCGAAAGAGAGCGAGAGGCCATTTTTAGTCGTATTCCCTTCCACCACAGAAGAGGTCTCTCGCATAATGAAGGTTTGCCACGATAGAAGGATCCCAGTTACGGCTTTTTCGGGCGGCACGAGCTTGGAAGGACACTTCTCTCCCACGCGAGGTGGCGTCTGCGTCGACTTCGCCCGCATGGGCAACATCATAGCTTTGCATGAGGAGGATTTGGACGTTGTAGTGCAACCAGCGGTTGGATGGGAAGACTTAAATGAAGAGCTTGCCAAGCGCGGGCTATTCTTCCCTCCTGATCCTGGCCCAGGTGCGCAGATCGGAGGTATGGTGGGAACCGGCTGTTCTGGGACCAACGCTTATCGATACGGAACGATGCGCGAATGGGTACTCTCTTTGACTGTCGTTCTTGCCGATGGAACTATCATCAAGACGAGGCAGCGTCCCCGGAAATCCAGCGCCGGATATGATCTTACAAAACTGTTTATTGGCAGCGAAGGCACGCTGGGCCTCGTTACTGAAGCCACACTAAAGGTCACGCCAAAGCCAAAGAGCGAAAGTGTCGCAGTAGCTGCTTTCCCATCGATTCACTGTGCTGCTGAATGCGTTGCTCGAGTCGTTGGTGAAGGTATCCAAGTTGCAGGTGTCGAAATATTGGATGACGTTCAAATGAAATGCATCAACGACAGCCAGACGACGAGACGGACATGGAAAGAGGCCCCGACTATCTTCTTCAAGTTCACCGGAACGCCTGCCGGGGTCAAAGAGCAGATTAAAATTGTTCAGAAGATCGCTAAGGATACGATGGGCCAGTCATTTGAATTTGCTCAGGGACGAGATGAGATGCAGGAGCTGTGGAGTGCAAGGAAGGAAGCCCTGTGGAGTGTCATGGCGATGAAAAGAGACCAGAACGATCACGTCTGGACTACTGATGTTGCGGTACCGATCAGCAGATTGCCTGATATCATCGAACAGACAAAGGAAGATATTACAAAAAATGGGCTGCTAGGAGGTATCTGTGGACATGTGGGTGATGGAAATTTCCACG CTATCTTATTATTCAATGATAGCGAACGTAATGTCGCTGAAGGTGTCGTGCATAGAATGGTGAAACGAGCTGTTGAAATGGAGGGAACAGTTACCGGCGAGCATGGAGTGGGACTTATTAAACGAGACTATCTTCCTCACGAACTCGGCGACTCTGCCGTGGATACTATGCGCAAG ATCAAGCAAGCTCTCGACCCACTATGCCTTCTTAACTGCGATAAGGTCGTAAGAATGGAGCCTCCAAAGCAAGGCGAGATCAAGAAGTGGTAA
- a CDS encoding uncharacterized protein (CAZy:GH2~EggNog:ENOG410PGNW~COG:G~BUSCO:1338at33183), translating to MVQDAARRAIFPIDQKWEFKQANDEGGKFLPVAQFPTNIHLDLMQHGIIEDPFVGKNEEKVQWVGEKAWVYRTAFSTPPGLNTAIKAVLAFDGLDTYATVNLNGKTILMTENMFVPERVDVTEILKPRNGENTLEITFESAFEIGKRFQERHPEHIWGCWNGDPSRCAVRKAQYHYGWDWGPMLMTCGPWRPIRLETFTSLIADLYCRTDVDKSLENAEVAVTVEVEGEGDEVILQLLYQDDTKAQKSAHIDAGVATATFLIRDPQLWYPAKYGDQPLYIVRAILRGSGIELDSVSKRIGLRRARLVQRPLDETSGESFFFEINNVPVFCGGSNWIPGDNFVPRISPEKYREWLHLAVDGNQGMVRVWGGGIYEEQIFYDTCDELGLLVWQDFLFACGNYPAYKSFLETVEREAIANVKRIRHHPSIVIWAGNNEDYQYAESEKLEYNPSDQDPSSWLKSSFPARYIYEKLLVDVMSMYSPDTYYHFGSPWGGKTSADPLEGDIHQWNVWHGTQEKYQNFDKLSGRFVSEFGMEAFPSIQTIDSYLPGGNDDHDRYPQSSTVDFHNKAVGHEKRMALYMVENIRYNFDPFEQYIHCTQVMQAECLATAYRLWRRQWKGLGKEYCAGALVWQMNDCWPVTSWAIADYYLRPKHAYYAIRRELAPIIVGLKRPMGEASNAGSDMRKIDIWASNFTLETKEVQVVVKIFDIVTGEEIHVETLFDSFVLEQNQSTEITQYKIPPSIGDKGGTTFHLVIAAYLFESGEQITRSINWPEPLKYVHIQRSSELKVALSKDSSQVQLSSCIPVKGLALYSQREAVKFEDNCVDLVPNETLHIGVRGLEKGQENEISVRFLL from the exons ATGGTGCAAGACGCCGCTCGTCGAGCAATCTTCCCAATTGACCAAAAGTGGGAGTTCAAGCAAGCAAACGATGAAGGTGGCAAGTTTCTTCCCGTTGCGCAGTTCCCTACAAACATTCACTTGGACCTCATGCAGCATGGTATCATTGAGGATCCATTCGTTGGAAAGAATGAAGAGAAGGTACAGTGGGTTGGAGAAAAAGCATGGGTGTATAGGACCGCGTTTTCCACGCCTCCAGGCCTCAATACTGCGATTAAAGCAGTCCTTGCTTTTGACGGTCTCGATACATACGCCACGGTGAATCTCAATGGGAAGACAATATTGATGACCGAAAACATGTTCGTTCCAGAAAGAGTCGATGTTACTGAGATACTCAAACCCAGGAACGGCGAGAATACGTTGGAAATTACGTTTGAGAGTGCATTTGAGATCGGAAAGAGGTTTCAGGAAAGGCATCCCGAGCATATCTGGGGTTGTTGGAATGGAGACCCAAGCAGATGCGCCGTCAGAAAAGCGCAGTATCATTAT GGGTGGGATTGGGGGCCAATGCTCATGACATGTGGGCCCTGGAGACCGATCAGGCTTGAAACTTTTACGTCTCTTATCGCTGATCTATATTGCCGTACTGACGTTGACAAATCTCTCGAGAATGCTGAAGTAGCAGTGACCGTTGAAGTGGAGGGAGAAGGGGACGAAGTAATTCTACAGCTTCTCTACCAAGATGATACGAAGGCCCAAAAGTCCGCACATATAGATGCCGGCGTTGCAACTGCGACATTTCTCATCCGGGATCCTCAACTTTGGTACCCAGCAAAATATGGGGACCAGCCGCTATACATTGTACGTGCAATCCTACGAGGAAGCGGTATAGAGTTGGATAGCGTATCCAAGCGAATTGGGCTCCGCCGAGCGAGGCTAGTACAAAGACCATTAGATGAAACTTCCGGTGAATCAttcttttttgaaatcaacaACGTCCCCGTTTTCTGCGGGGGCAGTAACTGGATCCCGGGAGACAATTTCGTCCCGAGAATATCGCCCGAGAAATATCGAGAGTGGCTGCACCTAGCTGTTGACGGCAATCAAGGAATGGTCAGGGTCTGGGGCGGTGGTATCTATGAAGAGCAAATATTCTACGATACTTGCGATGAGCTAGGCTTGCTTGTCTGGCAAGACTTTTTGTTTGCATGCGGGAACTACCCAGCGTACAAAAGCTTTCTCGAGACCGTGGAACGAGAAGCTATAGCCAATGTCAAACGCATTAGGCATCATCCGTCTATCGTTATTTGGGCAGGGAACAATGAAGATTACCAGTATGCGGAAAGTGAAAAGCTGGAATACAACCCAAGTGATCAGGATCCGTCTAGCTGGCTCAAGTCATCATTTCCTGCTAGGTACATCTACGAGAAACTGCTGGTTGATGTCATGAGTATGTATAGTCCTGACACTTATTATCACTTTGGTTCTCCATGGGGAGGCAAAACCAGCGCCGATCCACTCGAGGGAGACATCCACCAATGGAATG TCTGGCACGGGACCCaggagaaatatcaaaattTCGACAAGCTGTCCGGTCGGTTTGTTTCGGAATTTGGTATGGAAGCCTTTCCCAGCATCCAAACCATAGACTCTTACCTCCCTGGCGGGAACGATGACCATGACAGGTACCCACAGTCTTCCACCGTTGACTTCCACAATAAAGCTGTCGGGCATGAGAAACGAATGGCTTTATACATGGTTGAAAACATCAGGTACAATTTTGATCCCTTCGAGCAATATATCCATTGTACGCAGGTAATGCAGGCGGAATGCTTGGCCACTGCTTATCGGCTGTGGAGACGCCAGTGGAAGGGGTTGGGGAAAGAATATTGTGCTGGTGCATTGGTATGGCAGATGAACGACTGTTGGCCAGTGACCTCATGGGCCATCGCGGATTACTACCTCCGGCCCAAGCATGCATACTACGCAATTAGACGGGAGTTGGCACCTATAATCGTCGGCCTCAAACGCCCAATGGGAGAGGCATCAAATGCTGGGTCAGATATGCGAAAAATCGATATATGGGCATCCAATTTCACACTTGAGACCAAAGAGGTGCAAGTGGTCGTGAAGATCTTCGACATTGTCACAGGAGAAGAAATACATGTTGAGACTCTCTTTGATAGTTTTGTTCTAGAACAAAACCAGAGCACTGAAATTACACAATACAAGATCCCGCCCTCCATAGGTGATAAAGGAGGGACAACATTCCACCTGGTAATAGCGGCATACCTCTTTGAGAGCGGAGAACAAATTACACGATCCATCAACTGGCCAGAACCGTTGAAATACGTACATATCCAACGGTCGAGCGAGCTGAAAGTGGCGCTTTCCAAAGATTCAAGCCAAGTTCAATTATCGTCCTGCATTCCTGTGAAAGGCCTGGCGCTGTATTCCCAGCGAGAAGCCGTTAAGTTTGAGGATAATTGCGTTGACCTCGTCCCTAATGAAACGCTCCACATTGGCGTTCGTGGATTGGAAAAGGGACAAGAAAATGAAATTTCGGTTCGATTTCTGCTATAG
- a CDS encoding uncharacterized protein (EggNog:ENOG410PFUH~COG:Q), which yields MVLGHESSGIIISVGPGVTSLKPGDRVALEPGVPCRQCEACKGGKYNLCDDMRFAATPPYDGTLAKYYILPEDFCYKIPESMDLQEAALMEPLSVAVHITKQGAVKPGDQVVVFGAGPVGLLCCAVARAFGASKVIAVDVQQVRLHFARKYAATATFMPGSIPAAENAQRLKEQCGLGRGADVVLDASGAEPSAQTGIHALRPGGIYVQGGMGRAEFSVPIMVVCTREISVKGSFRYSSGDYKLALELVETGKINVRDLITKVVRFTDAEQAIIEVKAGKGIKTLISGVED from the coding sequence ATGGTCCTCGGTCACGAGTCCAGTGGGATAATTATCTCCGTCGGACCGGGTGTCACATCGCTCAAACCTGGCGACCGTGTAGCTCTTGAACCGGGTGTTCCATGTCGGCAATGCGAGGCCTGCAAAGGTGGCAAATATAACTTGTGCGATGACATGAGGTTCGCAGCGACGCCGCCGTATGATGGCACCCTAGCGAAGTATTACATTTTGCCAGAGGACTTTTGCTATAAGATCCCAGAGAGTATGGATCTACAAGAGGCTGCACTGATGGAGCCGTTGAGCGTCGCTGTGCATATCACGAAGCAAGGAGCAGTGAAGCCCGGCGATCAGGTCGTTGTTTTTGGCGCTGGTCCTGTGGGATTGTTGTGCTGCGCGGTTGCCAGGGCATTTGGTGCGTCGAAGGTCATTGCTGTGGATGTTCAACAGGTTCGATTGCATTTTGCTAGGAAGTACGCAGCGACGGCGACATTCATGCCAGGTTCCATTCCCGCGGCGGAAAATGCGCAAAGGCTGAAGGAGCAGTGTGGCTTGGGTCGTGGTGCGGATGTTGTGCTTGATGCATCGGGCGCTGAGCCTTCCGCACAAACAGGAATTCATGCTTTGAGACCGGGTGGAATATACGTGCAAGGCGGCATGGGAAGGGCCGAGTTTTCTGTTCCAATCATGGTCGTATGCACGAGGGAGATTAGTGTGAAGGGAAGCTTTCGTTACAGCAGCGGTGATTACAAGCTTGCTCTAGAGCTTGTTGAGACCGGAAAAATCAACGTTAGGGATTTGATCACGAAAGTCGTCCGCTTCACCGATGCAGAGCAGGCAATCATCGAGGTCAAGGCAGGCAAAGGAATCAAGACATTAATCTCTGGAGTAGAGGATTAG